Proteins co-encoded in one Fusarium musae strain F31 chromosome 3, whole genome shotgun sequence genomic window:
- a CDS encoding hypothetical protein (EggNog:ENOG41): MTAIDKGRVLSGLLGRLPAEVLNQVFHQLPNIDLKTLRQTCTYIKDSTHLRLSRLFLSPNLRDIEVFKAVANHKAFRLQVTEIIYDDARFDAAHEMEWTSWYNEEKDIGEVTGVPEWYRHIYRGNREDIRRYSPHHSQAKEALEHLLSPAEAFKHFKRLWQGQQETIATNRDADALKYGMLRFPNLRKVVVSPAAHGRPSLPWYLTPTIRSLPRGLLYPIERGWPLNEDPSNFPEARDWDGLEKDKWRGYCLVSRIVAQHLRENPESKLAELAVDTNQLRTGISCRIFDDTENSEIKDLKATLSHPGFASLDLSLHCGNQCEKNWCSFRSNHLRKTLAMARDIQHFIDEFDESDSDDYHDPDAEEVDHFIPLQTILPVNDWHQLRHFGLCRFIVKKDDVINVLEILSPTLESVELSYLIFMPDSGDYHSLVQDMRQKLDWRERKAENQSKIVVRVDVRFGSVHGAYMMDVSREVTSFMYQDGENPFGEAEGSVEHPYVPQSDTPEGNGRLLDSFDPSFERPNASMLATQGR, encoded by the exons ATGACCGCCATTGATAAAGGCCGAGTGTTATCTGGGCTTCTTGGGCGTCTTCCGGCCGAAGTACTCAACCAAGTATTCCACCAACTGCCCAACATCGACTTAAAAACTCTGCGCCAAACATGCACTTACATCAAAGACTCCACGCATCTTCGCCTTAGCCGTCTCTTTCTCTCGCCCAATTTGCGCGATATAGAGGTCTTCAAAGCTGTAGCAAACCACAAAGCCTTTCGGCTCCAGGTCACAGAGATCATCTACGACGATGCACGTTTTGATGCAGCCCACGAAATGGAGTGGACCTCATGGTATAACGAAGAAAAGGATATCGGCGAGGTCACTGGAGTTCCTGAATGGTATCGTCACATCTACCGTGGGAATCGCGAGGATATAAGGAGGTACAGTCCTCACCATTCACAGGCCAAAGAAGCCTTGGAACATCTCCTCAGCCCGGCAGAAGCATTTAAGCATTTCAAGAGGTTATGGCAGGGACAACAAGAGACTATTGCGACCAACAGAGACGCCGATGCGTTAAAGTATGGGATGCTACGGTTTCCCAATCTGAGAAAAGTGGTAGTTAGTCCTGCGGCTCATGGAAGACCTTCACTGCCGTGGTATCTCACACCTACTATCAGATCACTCCCACGCGGTCTCCTTTACCCTATTGAGCGTGGATGGCCTCTTAATGAGGATCCTTCCAACTTTCCCGAAGCGAGGGATTGGGATGGCTTGGAGAAGGATAAATGGCGCGGCTATTGTCTAGTCAGTCGTATCGTCGCCCAACACCTACGGGAGAACCCGGAGAGCAAACTTGCTGAATTGGCTGTTGACACCAACCAGCTCCGAACAGGGATTAGTTGCCGTATATTCGATGACACCGAAAACAGCGAGATCAAAGACCTGAAGGCCACCCTAAGTCATCCTGGGTTCGCGAGCCTTGACCTCTCTCTACACTGCGGCAACCAGTGTGAGAAGAACTGGTGCTCTTTTCGAAGTAACCATTTGCGGAAAACTCTTGCCATGGCGAGGGATATCCAACATTTTA TTGACGAATTTGATGAATCTGACTCTGACGACTATCACGACCCTGATGCAGAGGAAGTAGACCACTTTATTCCTTTGCAAACCATCTTGCCTGTTAACGACTGGCACCAACTTCGACACTTCGGCCTCTGTCGATTCATCGTCAAAAAAGACGACGTCATAAATGTTCTTGAAATTTTATCGCCAACTCTAGAGTCTGTTGAACTGAGCTACTTGATCTTCATGCCCGATAGTGGCGATTATCACAGCTTGGTGCAAGACATGCGGCAGAAGCTGGACTGGCGCGAGCGGAAGGCAGAAAACCAGTCTAAAATAGTTGTTCGCGTTGACGTTCGATTTGGCAGTGTTCATGGCGCTTACATGATGGATGTTAGCCGGGAGGTGACCAGTTTCATGTATCAAGATGGCGAGAACCCATTTGGCGAAGCTGAGGGAAGTGTTGAGCATCCGTATGTTCCTCAGAGCGATACCCCTGAAGGTAATGGGAGGCTCTTGGATTCATTTGATCCCAGTTTTGAGAGACCTAATGCTAGCATGCTTGCAACGCAAGGCCGATAG